The following proteins are co-located in the Enoplosus armatus isolate fEnoArm2 chromosome 10, fEnoArm2.hap1, whole genome shotgun sequence genome:
- the trim105 gene encoding tripartite motif containing 105: MAAAAAVATSTKGSLREDLTCAICCDLFREPVMLACMHHFCKPCISRYWRGTQGPVTCPQCRKEFSSKQFQTNYLVTAMVEKVRATTSDTYIKNLEKQLKETLESHRLRKEDFINSIRRDKDMMDTIKKVGADLQARVKGEFRALHQILHDEETCVLEQLRREQEEELQKVQRHLEAIQLAARELEDNMRVLQQASTATENIMLTELPQLRPCAQVVIAPEFDINTFSNKYMAPLQYITWRKMFKSLKPGPSALTFDVDTAHPSIQVSRDKTMAVECDSMIPYMDHNKRFLQCVNILAAQGFQSGRHYWEVEVGSKPKWDLGVASEAAGRHARIKLSPESGYWTLRLRNGNEYSAGTQPWTRLHLGSLPERFGVFLDCEERRVSFYNADDMSLLYSFTHGPRGKVFPFFSPCISDSSHKPQPIKLLHYPPVALSG; this comes from the exons atggctgctgctgctgctgttgccacaTCTACCAAAGGCAGCCTGAGAGAGGACCTGACATGTGCCATATGCTGTGACCTGTTCCGGGAGCCTGTCATGTTGGCCTGTATGCACCACTTCTGCAAACCCTGCATCTCCAGGTACTGGAGGGGAACTCAAGGCCCTGTGACCTGCCCGCAATGCCGCAAGGAGTTCAGCTCCAAGCAGTTTCAAACTAACTACCTTGTGACGGCCATGGTGGAGAAGGTCCGGGCCACCACCTCAGACACTTACATCAAGAATCTAGAG AAACAACTGAAGGAGACTTTGGAGAGCCATCGCCTGAGGAAGGAGGACTTCATCAACAGTATTcgcagagacaaagacatgatGGATACCATAAAG AAAGTCGGGGCAGATCTGCAGGCTCGTGTCAAAGGGGAATTCAGAGCTCTCCATCAGATTCTGCACGATGAGGAGACCTGTGTGCTGGAACAGCtcaggagagagcaggaggaagagctgCAGAAAGTCCAGCGCCACCTGGAAGCCATCCAGCTGGCTGCGAGGGAGCTGGAGGACAACATGAGAGTGCTGCAGCAGGCTAGCACTGCCACCGAGAACATCATGCTGACTGAG CTCCCACAGCTAAG ACCGTGTGCACAGGTGGTTATTGCCCCGGAGTTTGATATAAACACTTTCAGCAACAAATACATGGCCCCGTTGCAGTACATCACATGGAGAAAGATGTTCAAGTCTTTGAAGCCAG GTCCTTCTGCATTAACGTTTGATGTTGACACAGCGCACCCGAGCATCCAGGTCTCCAGGGACAAAACCATGGCAGTCGAATGTGACAGCATGATCCCATATATGGACCACAACAAGCGCTTCCTCCAGTGTGTCAATATTCTGGCAGCCCAGGGCTTCCAGTCAGGCCGACATTACTGGGAGGTAGAAGTGGGCTCCAAACCCAAGTGGGACCTGGGCGTGGCCTCTGAGGCCGCGGGCAGGCACGCTCGGATCAAGCTGAGCCCCGAAAGCGGCTACTGGACGCTGCGGCTGCGGAATGGGAACGAGTACTCGGCCGGCACGCAGCCCTGGACGAGGCTGCACCTCGGCTCTTTGCCTGAGAGGTTCGGGGTGTTCTTGGACtgcgaggagaggagggtgtCCTTCTACAACGCCGACGATATGAGTCTGCTTTACTCGTTCACCCACGGGCCGAGGGGCAAGGTGTTCCCCTTCTTTAGCCCGTGCATTAGTGACAGCAGTCACAAACCCCAGCCTATCAAACTTCTCCACTACCCTCCTGTCGCTCTGTCCGGCTAA